The following are from one region of the Methyloprofundus sedimenti genome:
- a CDS encoding DNA polymerase III subunit delta' — protein MTDITYSWHQSYWQHLAAYVEQQRIPQALLINGVSGLGKHRLALQFAQYLICSDKQEKIFCGRCASCKLFIAKTHPDFTLLQPEEPGKAIGVDLIRQLMGEMVLKPQYSSYRVVIITPAELMNINSANAFLKCLEEPPERTVFLLLTEHRQALPATILSRCQKLLLQAPDFDSAAVWLQEQGINEQQKLLLRLAQGAPIKALAYAQGNMLEQRNSCFEEWQKILLAKACPVQLAEKWQKLPATQLLQWLVSWTEDVIKCHFQVDKSLLLNDDVEKHLRTLAKRLDLNKLFDFYSLLLKDTDRINKQLNKQLLFEELLITWSQVTVNN, from the coding sequence ATGACTGATATCACTTATTCCTGGCACCAGTCTTATTGGCAGCATTTAGCTGCCTATGTTGAACAGCAGCGCATTCCTCAGGCACTGTTGATTAATGGCGTTAGTGGCTTGGGAAAGCACCGGTTGGCTTTGCAGTTTGCGCAATATTTAATCTGTTCAGATAAACAGGAAAAGATTTTTTGCGGGCGTTGTGCAAGCTGTAAATTGTTTATTGCAAAAACTCATCCTGATTTTACGTTATTGCAGCCTGAAGAACCCGGTAAAGCGATTGGTGTGGATTTAATCAGGCAGTTGATGGGGGAGATGGTACTTAAGCCTCAGTATAGTAGTTATCGTGTAGTCATTATTACCCCCGCAGAACTCATGAATATCAACTCTGCTAATGCTTTTCTTAAATGTCTGGAAGAGCCGCCGGAACGCACAGTCTTTCTTTTACTAACCGAGCACAGACAGGCCTTGCCAGCAACTATTCTAAGCCGCTGTCAAAAATTGTTATTACAGGCTCCTGATTTTGACAGTGCTGCAGTTTGGCTGCAAGAGCAAGGTATCAACGAACAGCAAAAGCTGTTGTTGCGTTTAGCACAAGGTGCACCAATTAAGGCTCTGGCGTATGCGCAGGGTAATATGCTTGAGCAACGTAACAGCTGTTTTGAAGAATGGCAAAAAATCTTGTTAGCTAAGGCCTGCCCGGTCCAGTTAGCAGAAAAATGGCAAAAACTCCCCGCCACTCAGTTATTGCAATGGCTTGTAAGCTGGACAGAAGATGTAATCAAATGCCATTTTCAAGTAGACAAAAGTCTGTTACTTAATGATGATGTAGAAAAACACTTGCGTACTTTGGCAAAGCGACTAGACTTAAATAAATTATTTGATTTTTATAGCTTACTATTAAAAGATACTGATAGAATAAATAAGCAACTTAATAAGCAGCTTTTATTTGAAGAGCTGCTTATTACCTGGTCTCAAGTAACAGTAAATAACTAA
- the tmk gene encoding dTMP kinase, which yields MAGRFITLEGGEGVGKTSNMIYIQSLLKDKNISVLQTREPGGTKLAENIRQLLLDKGQESIAEQTELLMMFAARAQHIRHVIKPALEQGVWVVCDRFTDATYAYQGGGRNMALSVIQWLENFVQGDLRPDLTLLLDAPVQLGMQRATHRGKLDRFESEKMVFFEKVRQTYLTIAEQQPERVKIIDATQSLENVQSQISNILSPFIHD from the coding sequence AATATGATCTATATCCAATCCTTGCTTAAGGATAAGAATATTTCTGTCTTGCAGACTCGAGAGCCTGGCGGCACAAAGTTAGCCGAAAATATTAGACAACTATTACTGGATAAAGGTCAGGAATCAATTGCTGAACAAACAGAATTACTGATGATGTTTGCCGCACGCGCACAGCATATCAGGCATGTAATCAAACCCGCTTTAGAACAGGGCGTCTGGGTGGTATGCGATCGTTTTACAGATGCCACTTATGCGTATCAAGGGGGAGGCAGAAATATGGCTTTATCAGTTATTCAATGGTTAGAAAACTTTGTCCAGGGTGATTTACGTCCTGATTTAACCCTATTGCTGGATGCACCTGTTCAGCTGGGGATGCAGAGAGCAACGCACCGCGGCAAATTGGATCGCTTTGAATCAGAAAAAATGGTTTTTTTTGAAAAAGTGAGGCAGACCTATTTAACTATTGCCGAGCAGCAACCGGAACGGGTAAAAATAATTGATGCCACGCAAAGCCTAGAAAATGTGCAAAGTCAAATTAGTAATATCTTAAGTCCGTTTATTCATGACTGA